The Staphylococcus carnosus genome has a segment encoding these proteins:
- a CDS encoding 5-formyltetrahydrofolate cyclo-ligase, translating into MRKSDLRKETLQYMKNMDPSIKNHADQWLAEQLYATKEFKEAQKIGIVLAMNHEVNTYPIIEETIRLNKQIFVPSTEYTTKKMTFQNLTDMHSLSVDEKGIKFVDSDTEKTNDLDLIIVPGVVFNEQGYRIGYGGGYFDKFLNKHKTKTLSLIYDLQINNDFVPENHDEKVERLIIAKTK; encoded by the coding sequence ATGAGAAAGTCTGATTTAAGAAAAGAAACTTTGCAATATATGAAAAACATGGATCCTAGTATTAAGAATCATGCTGATCAATGGCTTGCAGAACAACTTTATGCAACAAAAGAATTTAAAGAAGCACAAAAAATAGGCATAGTTTTAGCTATGAACCATGAAGTTAATACATATCCAATTATTGAAGAAACAATACGTCTTAATAAGCAAATTTTTGTTCCTTCGACAGAGTATACAACTAAGAAAATGACTTTCCAAAACCTAACAGACATGCATAGTTTATCTGTTGATGAAAAAGGCATCAAATTTGTTGATTCTGATACTGAAAAAACAAATGATTTAGATTTAATAATTGTACCTGGCGTAGTTTTCAACGAACAAGGTTATCGTATTGGGTATGGCGGTGGTTATTTTGATAAATTTTTAAATAAACATAAAACAAAGACACTAAGTCTTATTTATGACCTTCAAATAAATAACGATTTTGTACCTGAAAATCATGATGAGAAGGTTGAACGTTTGATAATAGCAAAAACAAAGTAA